From Bacteroidota bacterium, the proteins below share one genomic window:
- a CDS encoding alanine dehydrogenase: protein MEIPSVQGFGSELMPLERPATVAERKRTLRIGVPREASGEERRVALAPYGAGILAAAGHKVTVERGAGATAHFTDAEYADAGAELVDEAGEVYSQSELVVKVFPPDADELALVQEKQVLISALHLGNMTPDFLRRLMELRVTGIGFEFITEADGTLPIVRMMHEISGSMAIQVAARLLESSEGGRGVMLGGISGVPPATVVILGAGVVGEWAARTALGYGAHVIVLDTDLAALRSLEHYLDRRITTAMANAQYVRQAVQRADVVIGAMMSGGQRSPVLVTREAVASMHPGSVIVDLVTDQGGCIETSHPTTHSEPTYVDEEVVHYCVPNMPSNAARTATYALTNVLTPYLLDIGEATSINEALWQNTSLRSGTYVYRGHLTKKSLALIFGMPHRDIDLLIASGI, encoded by the coding sequence ATGGAGATACCCTCTGTTCAAGGGTTCGGATCTGAACTGATGCCGCTGGAGCGACCCGCGACGGTCGCCGAGCGCAAGCGCACGCTCCGGATCGGCGTCCCGAGGGAGGCCTCGGGCGAGGAGCGGCGCGTGGCCCTCGCCCCCTACGGGGCCGGCATCCTCGCGGCGGCCGGCCACAAGGTCACCGTCGAGCGCGGCGCGGGGGCTACGGCCCACTTCACCGACGCCGAGTACGCCGACGCCGGGGCCGAACTCGTCGACGAGGCGGGCGAGGTCTACAGCCAGTCCGAACTCGTCGTCAAGGTCTTCCCGCCGGACGCCGACGAGCTCGCGCTCGTCCAGGAGAAGCAGGTGCTCATCTCGGCGCTCCACCTCGGCAACATGACGCCGGACTTCCTGCGCCGCCTGATGGAGCTGCGCGTGACCGGGATCGGGTTCGAGTTCATCACGGAGGCCGACGGCACGCTCCCGATTGTGCGGATGATGCACGAAATCTCCGGCTCGATGGCGATCCAGGTGGCCGCTCGCCTGCTGGAGAGCTCCGAGGGCGGGCGCGGCGTGATGCTCGGCGGCATCTCCGGCGTGCCCCCGGCGACGGTCGTCATCCTCGGCGCGGGCGTCGTCGGCGAGTGGGCGGCGCGGACGGCGCTCGGCTACGGGGCCCATGTGATCGTGCTCGACACCGACCTCGCCGCGCTCCGCTCCCTCGAACACTACCTCGACCGGCGCATCACGACGGCGATGGCGAACGCGCAGTACGTCCGCCAGGCCGTGCAGCGGGCCGACGTCGTGATCGGCGCGATGATGTCCGGCGGCCAGCGCTCGCCGGTCCTCGTCACGCGCGAGGCCGTCGCCTCGATGCACCCCGGCTCGGTGATCGTCGACCTCGTCACCGACCAGGGCGGCTGCATCGAGACGAGCCACCCGACGACGCACTCGGAGCCGACCTACGTCGACGAGGAGGTCGTCCACTACTGCGTCCCGAACATGCCCTCGAACGCGGCGCGCACGGCGACCTACGCCCTCACGAACGTGCTCACGCCCTACCTCCTCGACATCGGCGAGGCGACCTCGATCAACGAGGCGCTGTGGCAGAACACGAGCCTCCGCAGCGGGACCTACGTCTACCGGGGCCACCTGACGAAAAAGAGCCTCGCGCTCATCTTCGGGATGCCCCACCGCGACATCGACCTCCTGATCGCCTCCGGCATTTAG
- a CDS encoding peroxiredoxin-like family protein, whose protein sequence is MSAPLPRHPAPDLSFPLLDGGAWSLAGRSPRHFTLVVVYRGLHCPICKRYLETLTDLQGGYAERGVEVVAVSMDAEARARKARMDWSIESLPLGYGLEAATARAWGLYFSRAIKDGEPDLFAEPGLFLVRPDGTLYYAAISSAPFGRPHLPTFLKSLDFIIGEDYLARGEVEVDA, encoded by the coding sequence ATGTCCGCTCCCCTTCCTCGCCACCCGGCACCCGACCTCTCCTTCCCCCTCCTCGATGGCGGCGCCTGGTCGCTGGCCGGCCGCTCGCCCAGGCACTTCACGCTCGTCGTGGTCTACCGCGGCCTCCACTGCCCGATCTGCAAGCGCTACCTCGAGACCCTGACTGACCTCCAAGGCGGCTACGCCGAGCGCGGGGTCGAGGTGGTGGCGGTGAGCATGGACGCCGAGGCGCGCGCCCGCAAGGCGCGCATGGACTGGAGCATCGAGAGCCTTCCGCTCGGCTACGGGCTGGAGGCGGCGACGGCGCGGGCGTGGGGCCTCTACTTCAGCCGCGCCATCAAGGACGGCGAACCCGACCTCTTCGCCGAGCCTGGCCTCTTCCTCGTCCGCCCGGACGGCACGCTCTACTACGCCGCCATCAGCTCGGCCCCGTTCGGCCGGCCGCACCTCCCAACGTTTCTCAAGTCGCTCGACTTCATCATCGGCGAGGACTACCTCGCGCGCGGCGAGGTCGAGGTAGACGCCTAA
- the alr gene encoding alanine racemase — translation MAFDPDAPLTVAEISLDALRANLRSMRALAGEAEVVGIVKANAYGHGVDLVAPVLREEGVGFFAVATVAEGIELRSLGVTERILVFAAPLPEQLPAYAAHGLEATVSSVQVAEAAAALGEALRVHVKVDTGMGRIGLAPGEVAEAMRLLRAAPAVEVAGLWTHFATADEPDAAFARTQLGRFEAVLAEVGEPLPPLHLANTGALLQLPEAMQRRAFVRAGGYLYGLPSSDFVAERADVRPVMRLVTRVVHVKTVAPGDTVSYGRTWTADAPTRIATLAVGYGDGYPRGLSNRGEIGIGGQHYPVAGRVCMDMTMLDLGRPGGGASVAAGDEAVLFGPGGPSVTEVAAAIGEMAYILPTGLTARVPRMPV, via the coding sequence ATGGCCTTCGACCCCGACGCCCCGCTCACCGTCGCCGAGATCAGCCTCGACGCGCTTCGGGCCAACCTCCGCTCGATGCGGGCGCTCGCGGGCGAAGCCGAGGTCGTCGGGATCGTCAAAGCAAACGCGTACGGGCACGGCGTCGACCTCGTCGCGCCGGTGCTGCGGGAGGAGGGCGTCGGGTTCTTCGCCGTGGCGACAGTCGCGGAGGGCATCGAGCTTCGCAGCCTCGGCGTCACCGAGCGGATCCTCGTCTTCGCCGCGCCGCTGCCCGAGCAGCTTCCGGCCTACGCCGCGCACGGCCTGGAGGCGACGGTCTCGTCGGTCCAGGTTGCCGAGGCTGCCGCCGCGCTCGGCGAGGCGCTCCGAGTTCACGTCAAGGTCGATACCGGGATGGGGCGGATCGGCCTCGCGCCGGGCGAGGTCGCCGAGGCGATGCGCCTGCTCCGCGCCGCGCCGGCCGTCGAGGTGGCCGGCCTGTGGACCCACTTCGCAACGGCCGACGAGCCGGACGCGGCCTTCGCCCGCACCCAACTCGGCCGGTTCGAGGCGGTGCTGGCCGAGGTCGGGGAGCCGCTGCCGCCGCTCCACCTTGCCAACACGGGGGCCCTCCTCCAGCTTCCCGAGGCCATGCAGCGCCGCGCCTTCGTCCGCGCCGGGGGCTACCTCTACGGGCTGCCGTCGTCCGACTTCGTCGCCGAGCGCGCCGACGTTCGGCCGGTGATGCGGCTCGTCACCCGCGTCGTCCACGTCAAGACCGTCGCGCCGGGCGACACCGTCTCCTACGGCCGGACGTGGACCGCCGACGCCCCGACGCGCATCGCCACGCTCGCCGTCGGCTACGGCGACGGCTACCCGCGCGGGCTCTCGAACCGGGGCGAAATCGGGATCGGTGGGCAGCACTACCCGGTCGCCGGGCGCGTCTGCATGGACATGACGATGCTCGACCTCGGGCGGCCCGGCGGCGGAGCATCCGTTGCCGCCGGCGACGAGGCCGTCCTCTTCGGGCCGGGCGGCCCGTCCGTGACCGAGGTAGCGGCGGCGATAGGCGAGATGGCCTACATCCTCCCGACCGGCCTCACCGCCCGCGTCCCCCGCATGCCGGTGTGA
- a CDS encoding prolyl oligopeptidase family serine peptidase, whose translation MLYRFAALALLAAPVAAQPTLTVEQITQDPETWIGAWPSDVFWTDAGEHVYFRWNPQGQFPADSLYKVVPGETDPVRVTPAERLALPPRFDGWHADRLAYDPDFQRRVFERDGDVWLYDLASGDLRRLTETRARESSPRFSPDGRRVVFEQGDALYALDLATVAVRQRTDLREGTEPEEDAPSEQDAFLERQQRGLFDVLREAAREDSLRDAAEETEAAARDLPPTYYAGDRDVQQLTLSPDERFVTFVLRDGAEPTTTSMTDYVTQSGYAEELTARPKVGAPGDRHELVVQDLARDTSYTVDLTTLPGAFDPTDVAAERGETADSSRVLVPFGPRWSPDGRYAVLDVRTRDNKDRWIARLDAEAGTVTSLDRQRDEAWIAGPGIAWWVGESAGGWLPDSRTYWFQSEASGYSHLWTVDVATGQTRQLTEGDFEVSDVQLSRDGQWWYFASSEGSPYERHYYRMPLEGGARDRLTRLPGRNDAELSPAEDWLGILHSRSNHPPEVLVEPPFVGETAEGRQPPIRQVTDSTTDDWNAYPWRPAEIVTIPASDGAEVPARIYRPESPNGAAVFFVHGAGYLQNAHRWWSSYVREYQFHNLLADRGYLVLDIDFRGSAGYGRDWRTAIYRHMGGRDLQDYVDASRWVGSEFGIEPERVAIYGGSYGGFLTLMALFTEPEHFGGGAALRSVTDWAHYNHVYTSNILNTPAEDSLAYARSSPINFASGLADPLLMTHGLVDTNVQPQDIFRLSQRLIELGKTGWELALAPVEGHGYAEPSSWTDKMRRILDLIERTVGPGRGGSKTEG comes from the coding sequence ATGCTCTACCGTTTCGCCGCCCTCGCGCTCCTCGCCGCTCCCGTCGCCGCGCAGCCGACGCTGACGGTCGAGCAGATCACGCAGGACCCCGAGACGTGGATCGGGGCGTGGCCGTCGGACGTGTTCTGGACCGACGCGGGCGAGCACGTCTACTTCCGCTGGAATCCGCAGGGTCAGTTCCCGGCCGACTCGCTCTACAAGGTCGTGCCCGGCGAGACAGACCCGGTGCGGGTGACGCCGGCCGAGCGCCTCGCCCTCCCGCCGCGCTTCGACGGGTGGCACGCGGACCGGCTCGCCTACGACCCCGACTTCCAGCGCCGCGTCTTCGAGCGCGACGGCGACGTGTGGCTCTACGATCTCGCCTCGGGTGACCTCCGGCGGCTGACCGAGACGCGGGCGCGCGAATCCAGCCCCCGGTTCTCGCCCGACGGCCGGCGCGTCGTCTTCGAGCAGGGCGACGCGCTCTACGCCCTCGACCTCGCCACGGTCGCGGTCCGGCAGCGGACTGATCTGCGCGAAGGCACCGAGCCGGAGGAGGACGCGCCGAGCGAGCAGGACGCCTTTCTCGAACGTCAGCAACGTGGCCTCTTCGACGTGCTCCGCGAGGCAGCGCGGGAGGACTCGCTGCGGGACGCCGCCGAGGAGACCGAAGCGGCAGCGCGCGACCTCCCGCCGACCTACTACGCCGGTGACCGGGACGTGCAGCAACTGACGCTCAGCCCGGACGAGCGCTTCGTCACCTTCGTCCTCCGCGACGGAGCCGAGCCGACCACGACGAGCATGACAGACTACGTCACGCAGTCGGGCTATGCCGAAGAGCTGACGGCCCGCCCGAAGGTCGGGGCACCGGGCGACCGCCACGAACTGGTCGTCCAGGACCTCGCGCGCGACACGAGCTACACGGTCGACCTGACGACGCTGCCGGGGGCGTTCGACCCGACTGACGTGGCTGCCGAGCGCGGGGAGACGGCTGACTCCAGCCGGGTGCTCGTGCCCTTCGGGCCGAGGTGGAGCCCGGACGGGCGCTACGCCGTGCTCGACGTGCGGACGCGCGACAACAAGGACCGCTGGATCGCCCGCCTCGACGCCGAAGCCGGGACGGTCACGAGCCTGGACCGGCAGCGCGACGAGGCCTGGATCGCCGGGCCAGGGATCGCGTGGTGGGTCGGCGAGAGCGCGGGCGGCTGGCTCCCGGACAGCCGCACCTACTGGTTCCAGAGCGAGGCGTCGGGCTACAGCCACCTCTGGACGGTGGATGTGGCGACAGGGCAGACCCGGCAACTGACGGAAGGCGACTTCGAGGTGAGCGACGTGCAGCTTTCGCGCGATGGGCAGTGGTGGTACTTCGCTAGCAGCGAAGGCTCGCCCTACGAGCGGCACTACTACCGGATGCCCCTGGAGGGAGGCGCGCGCGACCGGCTGACGCGGCTCCCCGGCCGTAACGACGCGGAGCTCAGCCCGGCCGAAGACTGGCTCGGCATCCTCCACAGCCGGAGCAACCACCCACCCGAGGTCCTCGTCGAGCCGCCGTTCGTCGGCGAGACCGCAGAGGGCCGGCAGCCGCCGATCCGTCAGGTCACCGACTCGACGACGGACGACTGGAACGCCTACCCGTGGCGCCCAGCCGAGATCGTCACGATCCCGGCGAGCGACGGGGCTGAGGTCCCGGCGCGCATCTACCGGCCCGAGAGTCCGAACGGGGCTGCGGTCTTCTTCGTCCACGGCGCAGGCTACCTCCAGAACGCCCACCGCTGGTGGAGCAGCTACGTCCGCGAGTACCAGTTCCACAACCTCCTCGCCGACCGGGGCTACCTCGTGCTCGACATCGATTTCCGGGGCTCGGCGGGCTATGGGCGCGACTGGCGCACCGCGATCTACCGCCACATGGGCGGGCGCGACCTCCAGGACTACGTCGACGCGAGCCGCTGGGTCGGGAGCGAGTTCGGGATCGAGCCCGAGCGCGTGGCGATCTACGGCGGGTCGTACGGCGGTTTCCTCACGCTGATGGCGCTCTTCACCGAGCCCGAGCACTTCGGCGGCGGCGCGGCGCTCCGGTCCGTCACCGACTGGGCGCACTACAACCACGTCTACACCTCCAACATCCTCAACACGCCCGCCGAAGACTCGCTCGCCTACGCCCGTTCGTCGCCGATCAACTTCGCCAGCGGCCTCGCCGACCCACTCCTGATGACGCACGGCCTCGTCGACACAAACGTGCAGCCGCAGGACATCTTCCGGCTCTCGCAGCGCCTCATCGAACTCGGCAAGACCGGCTGGGAGTTGGCCCTCGCCCCGGTTGAGGGCCACGGCTACGCCGAGCCGTCGAGCTGGACCGACAAGATGCGCCGCATCCTCGACCTGATCGAGCGCACCGTCGGGCCGGGGCGCGGAGGCAGCAAGACCGAGGGGTGA
- a CDS encoding ABC transporter substrate-binding protein: MRIVSLLPAATDWLVAFGAAGSVVGRSHECDAPEVAGAPVVSRPTVPTEGDSAAIDAVVQGTLSEGLSLYDVDLGALRALAPDLVVTQAQCAVCAVDLPTLERTLADWTDGQPALFSMEPMTYKQVLDAALRLGRAAGRLPGAMPAVAEGEVRLKRLQDRLGLSRRDDPEDYPAVACVEWIEPLMTAGHWTPDLVRLAGGRAVCAEAGAPSQYVDWHALVEADPDVIAVTACGLTVDQALADLHYLTERPAWTSLRAVRDGRVFAFDGNAYFNRPGPGLVRSVELLAAALHGDRAGIEAEAWEMASASGQRTAGSEQKAGMLPS, from the coding sequence ATGCGCATTGTTTCCCTCCTCCCCGCCGCCACCGACTGGCTCGTCGCCTTCGGCGCGGCCGGCTCCGTCGTCGGGCGCTCCCACGAGTGCGACGCCCCGGAGGTCGCCGGCGCGCCCGTCGTCTCCCGCCCGACGGTCCCGACCGAGGGCGACTCGGCCGCCATCGACGCCGTCGTGCAGGGCACGCTCTCGGAGGGGCTGAGCTTATACGACGTCGACCTCGGCGCCCTCCGCGCTCTTGCGCCCGACCTCGTCGTGACGCAGGCGCAGTGCGCCGTCTGCGCGGTCGACCTCCCGACGCTCGAACGGACTCTCGCCGACTGGACCGACGGGCAGCCCGCGCTCTTCTCGATGGAGCCGATGACCTACAAGCAGGTCCTGGACGCTGCGCTCCGGCTTGGCCGCGCGGCCGGCCGGCTGCCTGGGGCGATGCCGGCGGTCGCCGAGGGCGAGGTGCGGCTGAAGCGGTTGCAGGACCGGCTTGGCCTCAGCCGGCGCGACGACCCGGAGGACTACCCGGCCGTGGCCTGCGTCGAGTGGATCGAGCCGCTGATGACGGCGGGGCACTGGACGCCGGACCTCGTGCGCCTCGCTGGCGGCCGCGCTGTCTGCGCCGAGGCAGGGGCCCCGTCGCAATACGTCGATTGGCACGCCCTCGTCGAAGCCGACCCCGACGTGATCGCCGTCACGGCCTGCGGGCTGACCGTCGACCAAGCCCTCGCCGACCTCCATTACCTCACCGAGCGGCCGGCCTGGACATCGCTCCGCGCCGTCCGTGACGGCCGCGTGTTCGCCTTTGACGGCAACGCCTACTTCAACCGGCCCGGGCCCGGCCTCGTCCGCTCGGTCGAACTCCTGGCCGCCGCCCTCCACGGCGACCGCGCCGGCATCGAGGCCGAGGCGTGGGAGATGGCGAGCGCCAGCGGGCAGCGAACGGCAGGCAGCGAGCAGAAAGCGGGCATGCTCCCGTCGTAG